Sequence from the Ereboglobus luteus genome:
TTTGCCGGTGGCACCGTTCCAATCCGGCGGGATGCCGGACCGGTCATGGTGGGAATCCGCAACCGACGGACTTCCACTAACGCAAGCCGCGATATATCTAGGAGCGCGCAAGGCGGCGCAAGAAGAATTTACGCAAATCCTCACGGAGTCGACCTCGCGAATGCCCCCACCCTTTCCCAAAAAATTCGATAGGACCCAAAACACACTCATCGTCACCACCCAAACCTTTGTCCGGAAAAACGCAGGGAACCCCACACACACGCATTGTGCGCGCATCGAATGCTCACTTTGCGATCAGCTTTATCAGCGCGGCGCGGTCGGTTTTGCCGCGCTGGGTGAGCGGGAATGCCGGCAGCACAACAATGCGGTCGGGGATTTTCCACGCGGCGAGACGCGGGGTGAGCTGGCGGCGGATGTCGGCGGCGGTCGGCGAGGGCGCGTCGCTGGCGACGGCGGCGGCGATGGCGTCGGGGCGCGTTGGATGCGCGGCGACAAAGGCTTCGCGCACACCGGGCAGGGCGCGGAGCATCGTTTCCACTTCGCCGGGGTCGAGACGGCGGCCCGCGATTTTCAGCGTGCGTCCGGCACGGCCAAGCAGGGTGAGTTCGCCGGCAGGGTTGAATTCACCGCGATCGGGCGGCGAATAGCGTCCGCGTCCGTGGACAGAGGGGCTTTCGACGGTGAAGCGTTTGCCGCGGCGGAAGGTGATGCGCACGCCGTCGATGAGTTGCCCGATGGCGCGGCCAGTTTCCGCGGCGTCGCCTTTGCGGTCGTAGGCGATGCCGCCGGTTTCGCTGGTGCCGTAGAAATTGTGGACGTGTTTGCCGTATTTGTTTGCGAAAGCGAGCGCGTCGGCGGGCTGGAGCGGCGCGCCGGCGGAAATGACGAGGCGCAGGCTGGCGAGCGCGGCGGGCGAAACGTCGGTGCTTGAGAGCGCGCGCAGGAGCGTGGGCACGGCGGGAAAAACGGTCGGTTTCCAACGGGCGCAATCGGCGGCGATGGATTGCGGAAACGGGCTGGCGGCGCTGAGGAGGGGCGTGCCTTGTTCGAGGAGCGGAATGACGAGGTGGCCGAGTCCGTAGGAGTGCCCGAAGGGGATGATGCCAAGGTTGAGGTCGCCGGGGCTGATGCGCATGGTTGCGCAAATCTGGCGTCCGTCGGCGAGCATTTGCGTGTGGGTGAAAACGAGCGCCTTGGGAACGCCGGTGCTGCCGCTGGTGAGTTTGATGAGCAATTCGTCGCGGCGTCGAACGGGCGGGCGAGGCGCGAGCAGGGTGAGTTCACCGTCGCGCAAGATCGAGGCAGCGCGGCTGACGTCGGCAATGGCGGCAAGGCGGTCGGGTGTTTCCTTGGAGTCGGCGAGCGCGGGGACAGCACCGATTTCGAGCAGACCGAGGAAGATGTAAAACCAGCGCGCGCTGTTCGGCTCGGCCATGACCACGCGGCGACGCGTGATGTGCGCGCGGGTGTCGGTGGGAAGTGAATCGAGCCAGACACGTGCGGCGGCGGCGAGTTCAGCGCGACTCCAGACGCGCGCGGTGTCGCCGTCGATGACGGCGGTGGCGGATGGCGATTGCGCGACAAGTGCGCGCCAGGTGGCGAGGAGGTTTGTTGGGTAGGGCGAAACCTCCGGCTGAGCCGATTGCTTTTTCGCGTTCGGTGACAATTCCGGCTCAGCCGGAGGCTTCGCCCTACCTTTGGTATCGCCGACCGGAGCCATTATTCTGCCAACAGACGGCGGAGGGTTTCATCAACTAACTTCGGGTTCGCTTTGCCTTTGCTGGCTTTCATTACGGGGCCTTTTAGGCCGTTGATGGCACTTTCCTTGCCGGCTCGGAATTCTTCGGCGGCTTTGGCGTTGGCGGCTATCGCGTCGCGGCACCATTGTTCGAGTTCGTTGGCGTCGGTCGGGACGGCTTTTAGGTTTTTGCGGTCGGCGATTGGCTCAGGGGCGTCGCCGGTGGCGAACATTTCGGCGAAGACTTCCTTGGCGGTGTTGGTTGTGAGCGTGCCGGCGGCGATGAGTTTAACGAGCGCGACGAGGTGCGCGGGCGGGATTTTTGCGACGGCTTCCTTGAAGGTGGCCTTGGTCGCGCCGAGTTCGCGGAGGAGGTCGTTGGTGATCCAGTTGCCGAGGGGTTGCGCGAGCGCGGGGGCGTCGGAGCCGGCGAGTTTCACGGCGGCGTCGTAGTAGTCGGCGAGGGGTTTGTCCCAGATGAGGACGGAGGTGATTGTGTAGGGGAGATTGTGGTCGGCCATGAGGCGGCGCTGTCGGTCGAAGGGGCGCTCGGGGAGCGTGGCGGCAAGGGAGTTTTTCCACTCGGCGCTGACGTGCACGGGCATGAGGTCGGGGTCGGGGAAGTAGCGGTAGTCGTGCGCGTCCTCCTTGGTGCGGAGCGATTGCGAGACGCCGGTCAGTCCGTCGTAATCGCGGGTTTCCTGGACGACGGAGCCGCCTTTTTCAACGAGGGCGGTCTGGCGCTTGATTTCGTGCTCGATGGCGTCGCGGACGTAGGAGATGGAGTTGAGGTTTTTCATCTCGACCTTGGTGCCGAGCGTGGTCGAGCCGACGGGGCGGATGGAGACGTTGGCGTCGCAGCGCATCTGGCCTTTTTCCATGTCGCAATCGGAGACGCCGCCTTGCTGCATCGTGGCGCGGAGGATGGTGAGGAACGCGGCGGCTTCGTCGCCGCTGGCGAGCGCGGGTTCGGTGACGAGTTCCATGAGCGGGGTGCCGGCGCGGTTGTAATCGACGAGCGACTCGGTAGCGAAGTGGTTGAGCTTGCCAACATCCTCCTCGAGGTGGATGCGGTTGAGCGGAATCGTCTTGTGCTCGCCCATGATGTTGCGCGCGGAGCCGGGGAGTTCGATTTCGACGGAGCCGCCGAGGCAGATGGGGGCGAACTGCTGTGTGAGCTGGTAGTTTTTGGGCGAGTCGGGGTAGAAGTAGTTTTTGCGGTCCCAACGGCATTCGTCGGCGATGCGGCAGTTGACGAGGAGGCCGGCGCGGATGATCTGGTCGATGGCGGCTTTGTTGAGCACGGGCAGCGCGCCGGGAAGCGCGAGGACAACCGGGTCGGTGAGCGTGTTGGGTTCGTGCCCGTAACCGGAGGCGGCACGGGTGAACATTTTTGTGCGGGTCTTGAGCTGGATGTGAACTTCAAGACCGATGACGGCTTCGTATTTCATTTTTTTGGAAAAATTCTTTTTTTAACCACGGAGGACACGGAGAGGCACGGAGTCAGAGGACTCTGCGAAATATGCCATCCTTGAGCAGGGGAACGTTGAAATTGATGAGGAAACCGATGCGGTGTCCGGAGAGTTTTAGGTAGGTGATGAGTTGCGCCTCGTGAACGTCGTGCAGTTCTTCCACCGCCTTGAGTTCAAGGATGACTTCGTTTTCCACTAGCAAATCCAAACGATAACCAACGTCGATGAGGGAACCCTTATAGTTCACGGGCACTTCTTTTTGGCGCTCATATTCCAGGCCCCTCAGTCCGAGCTCGAATGCGAGGGCGGCCTCATAGGTTGACTCAAGCAGTCCCGGCCCGAGCACCTTGTGCACCTCAATGGCCGCTCCGATAATTTTCTCTGTGAGTTCTTCCTGCAACAACGTGGTTTTCATTTGGAGGATTAAAATAAACCGGTCATCTCTGTATTCTCCGTGTTTCTCAGTGTTCTCCGTGGTTAATAAATCAGAGATTCGGCAGGTGCTTCGCCCAGTCGTGCGCGCTGTCGTAGGCGTGGGCGATTGAGAGCAACTCGGCTTCCTTGAAGGGCTGGCCGATGAGTTGCACGCCGATCGGGAGGCCGGTTTGCGTGAAGCCGCAGGGCATGCTCAGGCCGGGGAGTCCGGCCATGTTCACGCCGATGGTGTAGATGTCGCCGAGGTAGGCTTCGAGGGGCGTCTTGTGCGAGCCTTTGAGGAAGGCGGGCGTGGGCGAGGTGGGCGCGATGATGGCGTCAACTTGCTTGTAGGCGTCGATGAAATCCTGGCGGATGAGCGTGCGGACTTTTTGCGCGCGCAAATAATAGGCGTCGTAATATCCGCTGCTGAGAACGTAGGTGCCGAGGATGATGCGGCGCTTGACTTCCTCGCCGAAACCTTCGGCGCGGGTTTTCGAGTAGATGTCAACGGCGTCGGTCGCGGCGGTCGAGCGGTGACCGTAGCGAATGCCATCGAAACGGGCCATGTTGGAGGAGCACTCGGCGGTCGCGACGATGTAGTAAACGGCGATGCCGTATTCGGTGTGCGGGAGCGAGACTTCGCGGATTTCGCAGCCTTGGTTTTTGTAGAAATTGATCGCGGTTTGGACGGCGGCGGCGACTTCGGGGTCGAGTCCGTCGCCAAAATATTCCTTCGGGACGCCGAGCCGCCACGGGCCTTTTTTCTGGTGGAGCGCGGCGCGGTAGTCGGGGATTTCGGCGAGGATGGAAGTGGAGTCGAGCGGGTCGTGCCCGGCGATGGCGGAGAGCATGATGGCGGCGTCCTCGACAGTGCGGGCGATGGGGCCGACTTGGTCGAGCGAGGAGGCGTAGGCGGAGACGCCGTAGCGCGAGACGAGGCCGTAGGTGGGCTTGAGGCCGACGAGGTTGCAGAACGACGCGGGCTGGCGGATCGAGCCGCCGGTGTCAGTGCCGAGCGCGGCGGTGACTTCGCCCGCGGCGATGGCGGCGGCGCTTCCGCCGGAGGAGCCGCCCGCAACGCGCGCGAGGTCGTAGGGGTTGTTGGTGGGACCCATCGCGGAATTTTCGGTGGAGGAACCCATCGCAAATTCGTCGAGATTGAGGCGTCCCCAAAAGACGGCGCCGGCTTCGCGGAGCTTGCGCGTCACGGTGGCGTCGTAGGGCGAGATGTAATTGGCGAGCATCTTCGACGAGGCTGTGAGCGGCTGATCCTTTACGGAGATGATGTCCTTGAGGCCGACGGGAATGCCGTCGAGCGGGCCGAGCGTTTTGCCTGCGGCGCGGCGTTCGTCGGACGCGCGAGCTTGGGCGAGCGCGGCGGCTTCGTCGAAGGAATTGAACGCGCCGACGCGGGAATCAACGGCCTTGGTGCGGTCGATGCAGGCTTGGAGGAGTTCGACGGCGGAGATCGCGCGGGAGTCGAGTTGCGAGGAGACTTGGGTGAGCGGGAGGTTGATTGGCATCGGAAACAGGAGAGGGATTCGGGCGGTTGTTTTAATTAACCACGGAGGACACGGAGAGCGCGGAGGGACGGAAGAAGATGAGTTTGGAGTTTTGTTTTTCTCCGGGAACTCCGTGTTCTCCGTGGTTAATCTTTCTGAGTGAGTTATTCGACGACCTTGGGCACACTGATCATATTGTCGCGCTGGGCGGGGGCGTTGCGGAGGGCTTCGTCGGCGGTGAAGCCGGGCGTGACGTTGTCCTCGGCCCAGACGTTGGAAATGGGGAAGCCGTGCGCGGTCGGCTCGATGCCGGTGATGTCAACGCGCTTGAGCTGATCGACGTATTTGAGGACGTCGCCGAGCTGCGCGGCGAACTTCTCCTTTTCGTCGGGCGCGAGGTCGATGCGCGCGAGCGAGGCGAGTTTTTCGATGTCGAGATTTGGTGATGTGGCGGCCATGTGAAAAATAAGAGGATGATCCGTTCTGAGAAAGTTGCACAGAAGGAAATGAAGGGAATTTCAAGAAAATCCGGCTTCCATTCGCAAGCTATTGATTGCATCCCTTCGGCCTTTAAACTTAGACTTTGCCTAACTTGATTCCTCGTAATGAATTTCTTGGCAACAACCCCACGGCCATTTAAGCGCATCTTGCGTGCACTCCTCCTATCCACGCTCCTGTCGGCAACAGCTTTTGCAACAGCGCAAATGCCGGACATTTTAATATATAAAGGGGAAGAATATTCTCTTCATATAAATCCGCTTGATGAGTTTTTTTACAAAAATCCCGACGTGAAATTGCCAAAATCATCCACCCTCGTAATATCATCGGCATTATGGCGTGGATACCTTGCCACGTTTGAAATTAAAAATGATTATTTTTTTATCAAGAACGTGCAAACACTGACCGGCGATGGGAAAGGCACAGCCGAATCAAGATGGAAAAGCGTGATCAATGATATCTTCAAGGAGACAATGAGCAGGCGACTTGATTGGTTTTCGGGATTACTGATTTTGCCCCGAGGAAAAGTGGTTGATTATGTCCACTTAGGATATGCATCTACCTTTGAAAATTATACGCTACTAGAGATAGACAAGGGGAAATGTGTTAAAGAAAGGCATTTTTCAACCGAAGGGTATTCTAAATTTAAAAAGAAACAATTCAAGGCGTTTAAAAAAACTGATGAATACAATAGACTTATTAATAAATTTAATGAACAAGGAGTGAGTAAAAAACGAGCAATTGCAAATATAAGAAATCGAGTAGTTTATTACTCAAAAAAGATACTGGTTGACTGATGTATTTCAAAAATCACTCAAGTTTAGCCATTAAAGCGGCCAGTCGGAAACAATCTACTCGCAAGCAACGTCTGCGATTGTGACGGCGCCGTCGTTGCCGGAATACATGCGGCGGTTATTTGAGTTGAATTCGTATTTCACGTCGAGCGCGAGTTGCTCGATCGAGACGAGTTTGTAGTGGACGAGCTGGTAGGTGTCGCCGGCGCGCGAGGTCTCGAAGGCGATGAGGAGGTGGACGGCGTCGCACGCGATTTTCGGGTCGTCGGAGGGCGAGAGATAAAATGTGCGCATGGTGGTGCCGGCCGTGGCGGCGCTGTAGGTTTTGCACTCCATGTAAAAACGCTCGTCGTTGAATGTGAAAGTGATGTCGGGGTAGCCGACCTCGCGAGCCCTGCCGCTTTTCGCGCCGGTGGGAACGGCGGAGGGCAAGCCCTCGGCGTCGAGTGCGGCGCGGACGTATTTTTCGACGGCGTTGCCGACTTCGTTGACGCGTTTGCTGTTGATGCCGCCCTCGGATTTTATTTTCGCGACGACCGCGGCGGCGGCGCGATTCAGGCGCTTGAGGACCTCGGCGTGGCTTGGGTTTTCGGAATCGAAGGGGAGCACCTTGTGGCCGGTGAGCGACTCGACGACGACGCTAAGCGGCACGGAGCGGATCGGCGCGCGCATTTGCGCGATGGCGGCCTTGGTTTGCCCGGGATCGGCGGCGGGTGGCGCGACAGTGCCCGAGGCTGTTTGCGCGACGGCGGCGGCGCAGAGGAGAAAAACAAAACATGCGCAAGACAACGCGAACGGTCGCGAGCCCGGACGCCGGCGGGGGATAGTAAATCGGGCGGGGTATTCATGTCGGAGTTGGGTTGTGTGCCTTGGGGGGCGGCGCGGACCGGAGTGCTTGCGCTACTGCGCCATCACGCGCTTGAGCAACAAGTGCGGAAACGAGGGCGCGTAGTTCCAGTCCCTGGCTTCGCTCCAAAAGGCTTCGCGTTGCGCGGGATGGCGGAAACCGAGAAGGCAAAAGATTATACGATTATCCAGGGGCGTCACCAGGCACGTCCGCACAGCGGCGATATCAGGCGCGGTGTCGCGGGAGGATTCGAGAATGCCGGCAAGCGTGCGCGGGTTGCGCCCGGCATTGCGCAGGGCCTCGATGCCTTTTGCGTAACAGGCGTCCGCGCTGGCGGCGTCGTTTTCATGATGCGCGACGATGGCGGCGAGAAACCAGTTTTGCGCCGCGGGGTTTTCAATCCCGGAGAGCGTTTCAGCCGCGGCCGCGTGGTTGCCGGTGCTGAGCGCGTGGTTCAACGCCAGCGCGCCCCACTGCTCCCGCTTGGCGAGCTGCCCG
This genomic interval carries:
- a CDS encoding class I adenylate-forming enzyme family protein, with amino-acid sequence MSPNAKKQSAQPEVSPYPTNLLATWRALVAQSPSATAVIDGDTARVWSRAELAAAARVWLDSLPTDTRAHITRRRVVMAEPNSARWFYIFLGLLEIGAVPALADSKETPDRLAAIADVSRAASILRDGELTLLAPRPPVRRRDELLIKLTSGSTGVPKALVFTHTQMLADGRQICATMRISPGDLNLGIIPFGHSYGLGHLVIPLLEQGTPLLSAASPFPQSIAADCARWKPTVFPAVPTLLRALSSTDVSPAALASLRLVISAGAPLQPADALAFANKYGKHVHNFYGTSETGGIAYDRKGDAAETGRAIGQLIDGVRITFRRGKRFTVESPSVHGRGRYSPPDRGEFNPAGELTLLGRAGRTLKIAGRRLDPGEVETMLRALPGVREAFVAAHPTRPDAIAAAVASDAPSPTAADIRRQLTPRLAAWKIPDRIVVLPAFPLTQRGKTDRAALIKLIAK
- the gatB gene encoding Asp-tRNA(Asn)/Glu-tRNA(Gln) amidotransferase subunit GatB; its protein translation is MKYEAVIGLEVHIQLKTRTKMFTRAASGYGHEPNTLTDPVVLALPGALPVLNKAAIDQIIRAGLLVNCRIADECRWDRKNYFYPDSPKNYQLTQQFAPICLGGSVEIELPGSARNIMGEHKTIPLNRIHLEEDVGKLNHFATESLVDYNRAGTPLMELVTEPALASGDEAAAFLTILRATMQQGGVSDCDMEKGQMRCDANVSIRPVGSTTLGTKVEMKNLNSISYVRDAIEHEIKRQTALVEKGGSVVQETRDYDGLTGVSQSLRTKEDAHDYRYFPDPDLMPVHVSAEWKNSLAATLPERPFDRQRRLMADHNLPYTITSVLIWDKPLADYYDAAVKLAGSDAPALAQPLGNWITNDLLRELGATKATFKEAVAKIPPAHLVALVKLIAAGTLTTNTAKEVFAEMFATGDAPEPIADRKNLKAVPTDANELEQWCRDAIAANAKAAEEFRAGKESAINGLKGPVMKASKGKANPKLVDETLRRLLAE
- a CDS encoding GxxExxY protein produces the protein MKTTLLQEELTEKIIGAAIEVHKVLGPGLLESTYEAALAFELGLRGLEYERQKEVPVNYKGSLIDVGYRLDLLVENEVILELKAVEELHDVHEAQLITYLKLSGHRIGFLINFNVPLLKDGIFRRVL
- the gatA gene encoding Asp-tRNA(Asn)/Glu-tRNA(Gln) amidotransferase subunit GatA, whose product is MPINLPLTQVSSQLDSRAISAVELLQACIDRTKAVDSRVGAFNSFDEAAALAQARASDERRAAGKTLGPLDGIPVGLKDIISVKDQPLTASSKMLANYISPYDATVTRKLREAGAVFWGRLNLDEFAMGSSTENSAMGPTNNPYDLARVAGGSSGGSAAAIAAGEVTAALGTDTGGSIRQPASFCNLVGLKPTYGLVSRYGVSAYASSLDQVGPIARTVEDAAIMLSAIAGHDPLDSTSILAEIPDYRAALHQKKGPWRLGVPKEYFGDGLDPEVAAAVQTAINFYKNQGCEIREVSLPHTEYGIAVYYIVATAECSSNMARFDGIRYGHRSTAATDAVDIYSKTRAEGFGEEVKRRIILGTYVLSSGYYDAYYLRAQKVRTLIRQDFIDAYKQVDAIIAPTSPTPAFLKGSHKTPLEAYLGDIYTIGVNMAGLPGLSMPCGFTQTGLPIGVQLIGQPFKEAELLSIAHAYDSAHDWAKHLPNL
- the gatC gene encoding Asp-tRNA(Asn)/Glu-tRNA(Gln) amidotransferase subunit GatC, producing MAATSPNLDIEKLASLARIDLAPDEKEKFAAQLGDVLKYVDQLKRVDITGIEPTAHGFPISNVWAEDNVTPGFTADEALRNAPAQRDNMISVPKVVE